A region of Pseudomonas cavernicola DNA encodes the following proteins:
- a CDS encoding amidohydrolase family protein, whose translation MQNTLSLGKRSLPNLEAAVQAYTLNAAYTLRQEDQTGSLEVGKQADLVVLDKNIFELPAKQIGTAKVLWTLLGGEEVYRDAAF comes from the coding sequence ATGCAGAACACCCTGAGTCTGGGTAAGCGCAGCCTGCCGAACCTGGAAGCGGCGGTGCAGGCTTACACCCTGAATGCCGCTTACACCCTGCGCCAAGAGGATCAAACCGGCTCGCTGGAAGTCGGCAAGCAGGCCGATCTGGTGGTGCTGGACAAAAACATCTTCGAGCTGCCGGCTAAGCAGATCGGTACAGCCAAGGTGCTCTGGACCCTGCTTGGCGGCGAGGAGGTCTACCGCGACGCGGCCTTCTGA
- a CDS encoding agmatine deiminase family protein, with protein MSTRRDFIKQLSAVAGLGAVASMGLGLNAPRVRAALSGSWYMPDENAQQERIFLSFGASSSIWADWATPVNNCVALLAKTIAKYQPVTVLCRPNQLALAKSKCGTSNIRFLTMALDDIWMRDFGGCFVVDDQGGRGLVDFNFNGWGNKQAHASDTQVADTLSYETYATYIASQLTGEGGGIEVDGHGTAIMTESCWINSNRNPGMSKAQVEAELMANLGLRKIIWLPGIKGKDITDAHIDFYARFASRGVVVANLDNDPKSYDYAVTRTHLEILKAATDADGNKLQIHTLPPPLTKRNNQYTQNNPDFAPGYINYLPINGAVIAPQFGDAAADKYCKDLLTKLYPGRAIVQVNIDPIAAGGGGIHCVTKNMPLV; from the coding sequence ATGTCTACGCGTCGTGACTTTATCAAGCAGCTTTCCGCCGTGGCCGGTCTCGGCGCGGTTGCCAGTATGGGCCTGGGACTGAATGCCCCGCGCGTACGAGCAGCCCTCAGTGGCAGCTGGTACATGCCGGACGAGAATGCCCAGCAGGAGCGCATCTTTCTGTCTTTTGGCGCTTCCTCATCGATCTGGGCGGACTGGGCCACGCCGGTGAATAACTGCGTCGCCCTGCTGGCCAAAACCATCGCCAAGTATCAGCCGGTCACAGTGCTGTGTCGGCCCAACCAGCTGGCGCTGGCCAAGAGCAAGTGCGGCACCAGCAATATCCGCTTCTTGACCATGGCGCTGGACGACATCTGGATGCGTGACTTCGGCGGCTGCTTCGTGGTCGACGACCAGGGCGGTCGCGGCCTGGTGGATTTCAACTTCAATGGCTGGGGCAACAAGCAGGCGCATGCCAGCGACACCCAGGTGGCCGATACGTTGAGCTATGAAACCTATGCCACCTATATCGCCAGCCAGCTGACCGGCGAGGGCGGTGGCATCGAGGTGGATGGCCACGGCACCGCGATCATGACCGAGAGCTGCTGGATCAATAGCAACCGCAACCCGGGCATGAGCAAGGCTCAGGTCGAGGCCGAGCTGATGGCCAACCTCGGCCTGCGCAAGATCATCTGGCTGCCGGGCATCAAGGGCAAGGACATCACCGACGCCCACATCGATTTCTATGCCCGTTTCGCCAGCCGCGGAGTGGTGGTGGCCAACCTCGACAACGACCCCAAGTCCTATGACTACGCGGTGACCCGCACCCATCTGGAGATCCTCAAGGCCGCTACCGATGCCGATGGCAACAAGCTGCAGATCCACACCCTGCCGCCACCGCTGACCAAGCGCAATAACCAGTACACCCAGAACAACCCGGATTTCGCCCCCGGCTATATCAACTACCTGCCGATCAATGGCGCGGTCATCGCCCCGCAGTTCGGCGATGCGGCGGCCGACAAGTATTGCAAGGACCTGCTGACCAAGCTGTATCCGGGCCGTGCCATCGTCCAGGTGAATATCGACCCGATCGCCGCCGGTGGTGGCGGTATCCACTGCGTGACCAAGAACATGCCGCTGGTTTGA
- a CDS encoding extracellular solute-binding protein, whose translation MKANPKLLLCSLGLALGCALPSAQAEEKTLKLFNWADYFAEDTLTKFTAETGIKVIYDTMDSSEVLEAKLMAGHSGYDLIFPGDTVAERLMRAGSLQRLDKSKLTALADIEPGLQQLHTHSPYSRHATVPYTWGSIGITHNAEMIGKRLPDAPVNSLDLLFKPELAAKFADCGISMIDSPDEVLAVVLNYLGREPRSAKAEDLQAATELLVAIKPYIRKFQSQPVTDLVNGNLCLSLGYSGDVTQAQRAADAAGKKADFQYRIPREGTTVWMDTMAIPADAQHPEYAYAFINFVMRPENMAAISNFTGYPTSSAKARPMVDADMRNNPDIYVDEATYARLIPGKDIPQRDMRARIRAWTKFKTASAK comes from the coding sequence ATGAAAGCTAACCCTAAGCTGTTGCTCTGTTCGCTGGGCCTGGCGCTCGGCTGTGCCCTGCCGTCCGCGCAGGCCGAGGAAAAGACCCTGAAGCTGTTCAACTGGGCGGACTACTTTGCCGAGGACACCCTCACCAAGTTCACCGCCGAAACCGGGATCAAGGTGATCTACGACACCATGGACAGCAGCGAAGTGCTGGAGGCCAAGTTGATGGCCGGGCACAGCGGTTACGACCTGATCTTTCCGGGCGACACCGTGGCCGAGCGCCTGATGCGCGCCGGCAGCCTGCAGAGGCTGGATAAGTCCAAGCTGACCGCGCTGGCCGATATCGAGCCGGGGCTGCAGCAGTTGCACACGCATTCTCCCTATTCGCGCCATGCCACCGTGCCCTACACCTGGGGCTCCATCGGCATTACCCACAACGCCGAGATGATCGGCAAGCGGCTGCCGGATGCCCCGGTGAACAGCCTGGACCTGCTGTTCAAGCCGGAGCTGGCGGCCAAGTTCGCCGATTGCGGCATCTCCATGATCGACTCGCCGGACGAGGTGCTGGCCGTGGTGCTCAACTACCTCGGCCGCGAGCCGCGTAGCGCCAAGGCGGAAGATCTGCAGGCCGCCACCGAGCTGCTGGTGGCGATCAAGCCCTACATCCGCAAGTTCCAGTCACAGCCGGTGACCGACCTGGTCAATGGCAACCTGTGCCTGTCGCTCGGCTACAGCGGCGATGTCACCCAGGCGCAACGCGCTGCGGATGCTGCTGGCAAAAAAGCCGACTTCCAGTACCGCATCCCGCGTGAAGGCACCACGGTGTGGATGGACACCATGGCGATTCCGGCCGATGCCCAGCATCCGGAATACGCCTACGCCTTCATCAACTTCGTCATGCGCCCGGAGAACATGGCGGCCATCTCCAACTTCACCGGCTACCCGACCTCCAGTGCCAAGGCACGCCCTATGGTCGATGCCGACATGCGCAACAACCCGGACATCTACGTGGATGAGGCCACCTATGCGCGGCTGATCCCAGGCAAGGACATCCCGCAGCGCGACATGCGCGCGCGCATACGTGCCTGGACCAAGTTCAAGACAGCCTCCGCAAAGTGA
- the aguB gene encoding N-carbamoylputrescine amidase: MSMLTIATTQMPCTWDLKQNLDLAEQLVREAAAKGAQVILLQELFATPYFCIEQNHKHLALAEEYAQSAVLKRFAALAKELGVVLPLSWYEKAGNAYFNSLSMADADGRLLGVYRKTHIPNAIGYQEKEYFSPGDTGFRVWDTAYGRLGVGICWDQWFPETARCLALMGAEVLLFPTAIGSEPGAAALDSRDHWQMTMRGHAAANILPVVAANRVGREVASTDPALQMSFYGSSFISNHKGKLLAEADRDSAGVLVQSLDLAAMREERLTWGIYRDRRPEMYGPLLGLDGRQPNARWNTQGA, encoded by the coding sequence ATGAGCATGCTGACTATCGCCACCACCCAGATGCCCTGCACCTGGGATCTGAAGCAGAACCTTGACCTGGCCGAGCAACTGGTACGCGAGGCGGCGGCTAAGGGCGCCCAGGTGATCCTGTTGCAGGAGCTGTTCGCCACCCCGTACTTCTGCATCGAGCAGAACCACAAGCACCTGGCGCTGGCCGAGGAATACGCCCAGAGCGCCGTGCTTAAACGCTTCGCTGCGCTGGCCAAGGAGTTGGGCGTAGTGCTGCCGCTGAGCTGGTACGAGAAGGCCGGCAACGCCTACTTCAACTCGCTGAGCATGGCCGATGCCGATGGCCGTCTGCTCGGGGTGTACCGCAAGACTCACATCCCCAACGCCATCGGTTACCAGGAGAAGGAATACTTCAGCCCCGGCGATACCGGCTTCCGCGTCTGGGACACCGCCTATGGCCGCCTCGGAGTAGGCATCTGCTGGGATCAGTGGTTTCCGGAAACCGCCCGCTGCCTGGCGCTGATGGGCGCCGAAGTGCTGCTGTTTCCCACTGCCATCGGCTCCGAACCGGGCGCCGCGGCGCTGGATTCGCGCGACCACTGGCAGATGACCATGCGCGGCCATGCCGCCGCCAACATCCTCCCAGTGGTGGCCGCCAACCGTGTCGGCCGCGAAGTGGCGAGCACCGACCCGGCGTTGCAGATGAGCTTCTACGGCTCATCCTTTATCAGCAATCACAAGGGCAAGCTGCTGGCCGAGGCCGACCGCGACAGCGCCGGCGTACTGGTACAGAGCCTGGATCTTGCCGCCATGCGCGAAGAACGCCTGACCTGGGGCATCTACCGTGATCGCCGGCCGGAAATGTACGGGCCGCTGCTGGGACTCGATGGCCGCCAACCCAATGCACGTTGGAACACCCAAGGAGCATGA
- a CDS encoding agmatine deiminase family protein produces the protein MQHNAVAENAWFMPAEWAPHAATWMVWPHNQPLWESGWGVTLAEVQVDFARVANAIARFEPVKMVVDRSATFRARELCGANIELIELAVNDSWCRDSGPSFVCHPQLGLAGVSWRFNAWGGKSEHDLDEGLARRILNGLGLECFGTPLSNEGGAIHVDGDGTLITTESVLLNPNRNPGMNKAEMEEIFSRLLGVKKTIWLPGDPDHVTGDMTDGHVDGVCAFARPGALLVDATHDQTSVYAEVVRENRRALELATDARGRRFELLELYEASEAVDTEAEVFCASYTNFYIANGAIIMPAYGIAADQVAAEVLRMAFPGREIVPVQINHLAHGGGGVHCITQQQPAWPLKG, from the coding sequence ATGCAGCATAACGCAGTCGCAGAAAACGCTTGGTTCATGCCCGCCGAATGGGCTCCGCATGCCGCCACCTGGATGGTCTGGCCGCACAATCAGCCACTGTGGGAGTCCGGCTGGGGCGTGACCTTGGCCGAGGTGCAGGTCGACTTCGCCCGCGTGGCCAATGCCATCGCCCGCTTCGAGCCGGTGAAGATGGTGGTCGATCGCTCTGCAACGTTCCGTGCCCGTGAATTGTGCGGGGCCAACATCGAACTGATCGAGCTGGCGGTCAACGACAGCTGGTGCCGCGACTCCGGCCCGAGCTTCGTCTGCCACCCGCAATTGGGCCTGGCCGGGGTCAGCTGGCGTTTCAATGCCTGGGGTGGCAAGTCGGAGCACGACCTGGACGAGGGCCTGGCCCGGCGCATCCTCAACGGCCTCGGCCTGGAGTGCTTCGGCACGCCGCTGAGCAACGAAGGCGGCGCCATTCACGTGGATGGCGACGGCACCCTGATCACCACCGAGTCGGTGCTGCTCAACCCCAACCGCAACCCGGGTATGAACAAGGCGGAGATGGAGGAAATCTTCAGCCGCCTGCTCGGTGTGAAGAAGACCATCTGGCTGCCGGGCGACCCCGACCATGTCACCGGCGATATGACCGACGGCCACGTCGATGGCGTCTGCGCCTTCGCCCGCCCCGGCGCGCTGCTGGTGGATGCCACCCATGACCAGACCTCGGTCTATGCCGAAGTGGTGCGCGAGAACCGTCGCGCCCTGGAGTTGGCCACCGATGCCCGTGGCCGCAGATTCGAGCTGCTGGAGCTGTACGAGGCCAGCGAGGCGGTGGACACCGAGGCCGAAGTGTTCTGCGCCTCTTACACGAACTTCTACATCGCCAACGGCGCCATCATCATGCCGGCCTACGGTATCGCCGCCGACCAGGTGGCCGCCGAGGTGCTGCGCATGGCCTTCCCGGGCCGCGAGATAGTACCGGTGCAGATCAATCACCTGGCCCATGGCGGCGGTGGCGTGCACTGCATCACCCAGCAACAGCCGGCCTGGCCGCTGAAGGGGTGA
- a CDS encoding LysR substrate-binding domain-containing protein yields MLKHWPPLNALRGFEAAARLGSFHKAATELHLTQSAISQQIRSLEAYLEQPLFYRSGRSVSLTDAGFDLLSTTQSLLQQLAVGIRRLEQYHKPNQLVLNTTPAFARHWLLPRLGDFRRQHPEVDLWLFSTDEAPDMASQTIDLAVRDDLSAQAECSFKVLHADRLYPACHPSLLAVPDEQRTTLHGEREMDWSHWAVEAGIDVGQHSHGLNFSDPGLLLDAVCAGLGIGLVSQLLSQQARAGGLLQPLNERSIRGPNWAWLIHRDSENSPLTRSFCDWLQARLEEKTTA; encoded by the coding sequence ATGCTCAAACACTGGCCGCCCCTGAACGCCCTGCGCGGCTTCGAAGCCGCCGCCCGCCTGGGCAGCTTCCACAAGGCGGCAACGGAGCTGCACCTCACCCAGTCGGCCATCAGCCAGCAGATCCGCAGCCTCGAGGCCTACCTCGAACAACCGCTGTTCTATCGCAGCGGACGCAGCGTCAGCCTGACCGATGCCGGCTTCGATCTGCTCAGCACCACCCAGTCGCTGCTGCAGCAGTTGGCGGTGGGTATTCGCCGCCTGGAGCAGTACCACAAGCCCAATCAGCTGGTGCTCAACACCACCCCGGCCTTCGCCCGCCACTGGCTGCTGCCGCGCCTGGGGGATTTCCGCCGCCAGCATCCGGAGGTCGATCTGTGGCTGTTCAGCACCGACGAAGCCCCGGACATGGCCAGTCAGACCATCGACCTGGCCGTGCGGGATGACCTCAGCGCGCAGGCCGAATGCAGCTTCAAGGTGCTGCACGCCGACCGCCTCTACCCGGCCTGCCATCCCAGCCTGCTGGCAGTACCCGACGAGCAGCGCACCACCCTGCACGGCGAGCGGGAAATGGACTGGAGTCACTGGGCGGTGGAAGCCGGCATCGATGTCGGCCAGCACAGCCACGGGCTGAACTTCTCCGACCCCGGCCTGCTGCTGGATGCCGTCTGCGCCGGACTCGGCATCGGCCTGGTCAGCCAGTTGCTGAGCCAGCAGGCGCGCGCCGGCGGCCTGTTGCAGCCGCTGAATGAGCGCAGCATCCGCGGCCCGAACTGGGCCTGGCTGATTCACCGGGACAGCGAAAACAGCCCGCTGACCCGCAGTTTCTGCGACTGGCTACAGGCCCGTCTGGAGGAAAAAACCACCGCATGA
- the fadD1 gene encoding long-chain-fatty-acid--CoA ligase FadD1 — translation MTENFWKDKYPVGVAAEINPDQYPNIQAVLKQSCERFANKLAFSNMGKSLTYGELYELSGAFAAYLQQHTDLQPGDRIAVQLPNLLQYPIAVFGAMRAGLIVVNTNPLYTAREMEHQFNDSGAKALVCLANMAHLAEAVLPKTGIKRVIITEVGDLLPPLKRLLVNSVVKYVKKMVPAFNLPSAVKFNQVLAKGRGQPVKEANPSSGEIAVLQYTGGTTGVAKGAMLTHRNLVANMLQSKALMGANLNDGCEILVTPLPLYHIYAFTFHCMAMMLIGSHNILITNPRDLPAMIKELSRWKFSGFVGLNTLFVALCNNEEFRKLDFSALKATLSGGMALQLATAERWKEVTGCAICEGYGMTETSPVVSVNPLQNIQIGTIGIPVPSTQCKVIDDTGNDLSMGERGELCVKGPQVMKGYWQRQDATDEILDAAGWLKTGDIAVIQDDGYMRIVDRKKDMILVSGFNVYPNELEDVLATLPGVLQCAAIGVPDEKSGEAIKLFVVSKPGATLTKEQVMEHMRANVTGYKVPRAVEFREALPTTNVGKILRRELRDEELKKMGKK, via the coding sequence ATGACCGAAAACTTCTGGAAGGATAAGTACCCTGTTGGGGTTGCTGCCGAAATCAATCCCGATCAGTACCCGAATATTCAGGCGGTACTGAAACAGTCTTGCGAACGCTTCGCCAACAAGCTGGCCTTCAGCAACATGGGCAAGTCGCTCACCTATGGTGAGTTGTATGAACTGTCCGGAGCCTTTGCGGCCTACCTGCAGCAACACACCGACCTGCAACCGGGCGACCGTATCGCCGTGCAGTTGCCGAACCTGTTGCAATACCCGATTGCCGTATTCGGCGCCATGCGCGCCGGGCTGATCGTGGTCAACACCAACCCGCTGTACACCGCGCGGGAGATGGAACACCAATTCAATGACTCCGGCGCCAAGGCGCTGGTGTGCCTGGCGAACATGGCTCACCTGGCCGAAGCCGTGCTGCCGAAAACCGGGATCAAGCGCGTCATCATCACCGAAGTGGGCGACCTGCTGCCGCCGCTCAAGCGCCTGCTGGTCAATAGCGTGGTCAAGTACGTGAAGAAGATGGTGCCGGCGTTCAATCTGCCGAGCGCCGTCAAATTCAATCAGGTCTTGGCCAAGGGCCGCGGCCAGCCGGTCAAGGAAGCCAACCCGAGCAGCGGCGAGATCGCCGTGCTGCAATACACCGGAGGCACCACCGGGGTGGCCAAGGGCGCCATGCTGACTCACCGCAACCTGGTGGCCAACATGCTGCAATCCAAGGCGCTGATGGGCGCCAACCTGAATGACGGTTGCGAGATCCTGGTCACCCCGCTGCCGCTCTACCATATCTATGCCTTCACCTTCCATTGCATGGCGATGATGCTGATCGGCAGCCACAATATCTTGATCACCAACCCGCGCGACCTGCCGGCCATGATCAAGGAGCTGTCGCGGTGGAAGTTCAGCGGCTTCGTCGGCTTGAACACCCTGTTCGTCGCCCTGTGCAACAACGAGGAGTTTCGCAAGCTGGACTTCTCCGCGCTGAAGGCCACCCTCTCCGGCGGCATGGCGCTGCAACTGGCCACCGCCGAGCGCTGGAAGGAAGTCACCGGCTGCGCCATCTGTGAAGGTTACGGCATGACCGAGACCAGCCCGGTGGTGTCGGTGAACCCGCTGCAGAACATCCAGATCGGCACTATCGGCATTCCGGTGCCGTCGACCCAGTGCAAGGTCATCGACGATACCGGCAACGACTTGTCCATGGGCGAGCGTGGCGAATTGTGCGTCAAGGGCCCGCAGGTGATGAAGGGCTACTGGCAGCGCCAGGACGCCACCGACGAGATCCTCGACGCCGCTGGCTGGCTGAAGACCGGCGACATCGCCGTGATTCAGGACGACGGCTACATGCGCATCGTCGACCGCAAGAAGGACATGATTCTGGTGTCCGGCTTCAACGTCTACCCGAACGAGCTGGAAGACGTGCTGGCGACCCTGCCGGGCGTGCTGCAGTGCGCGGCTATCGGCGTGCCGGACGAGAAATCCGGCGAAGCGATCAAGCTCTTCGTGGTCTCCAAGCCCGGCGCTACGCTGACCAAGGAGCAGGTGATGGAGCACATGCGCGCCAACGTCACCGGCTACAAGGTGCCCAGGGCCGTAGAGTTCCGCGAGGCGCTGCCAACCACCAACGTCGGTAAGATACTGCGTCGCGAACTGCGTGACGAAGAGCTGAAGAAAATGGGCAAGAAATAA
- the fadD2 gene encoding long-chain-fatty-acid--CoA ligase FadD2, translating to MQPDFWSDKRPAGVPNEIDFGAYKSVIEVFERSCKKFADRPAFSNMGVTLTYAELDRLSGAFAGYLQKQTDLKPGDRIAVQMPNILQYPIAVFGAMRAGLIVVNTNPLYTAREMRHQFKDAGVRALVYLNMFGKLVQEVLADTEIEFLIEAKMGDLQPALKGWLVNTVVKKVKKLVPDYQLPQAVAFKDALKQGQGQPLKPIKVTLDDIAVLQYTGGTTGVAKGAMLTHGNLVANMQQVDACLSQHGADGRPLMKEGQEVMIAPLPLYHIYAFTANCMCMMVNGNHNVLISNPRDIAGFIKVLQKWRFSALLGLNTLFVALMEHPEFKNLDFSNLKVTNSGGTALVKATAERWQAITGCSVVEGYGLTETSPVASTNPYGDKARLGTVGMPVPGTAFKVIDDDGLELAIGERGELCVKGPQVMKGYWQRPDATAEVLDAEGWLKTGDIAVIDPDGFVRIVDRKKDLIIVSGFNVYPNEIEDVVMAHPKVASCAAIGVADEKSGEAVKLFVVAREAGLTVEELKAYCKENFTGYKVPKHIVFKDALPMTPVGKILRRELRDIA from the coding sequence ATGCAACCTGATTTCTGGAGCGACAAACGCCCGGCCGGCGTACCCAATGAGATCGACTTTGGTGCCTATAAGTCGGTGATCGAGGTATTCGAGCGCTCGTGCAAGAAATTCGCCGACCGCCCAGCGTTCAGCAATATGGGCGTGACGCTGACCTACGCCGAGTTGGATCGTCTGTCCGGCGCCTTCGCCGGTTATCTGCAAAAACAGACGGATCTCAAGCCCGGCGACCGCATCGCCGTGCAAATGCCAAATATTCTGCAATACCCGATTGCCGTATTTGGCGCGATGCGCGCCGGGCTGATCGTGGTCAACACCAACCCGCTGTACACCGCCCGCGAGATGCGTCACCAGTTCAAGGACGCCGGGGTGCGTGCGCTGGTGTACCTGAATATGTTCGGCAAGCTGGTGCAAGAGGTGCTGGCGGACACCGAAATCGAATTTTTGATCGAAGCCAAGATGGGCGACCTGCAGCCGGCACTGAAAGGCTGGCTGGTCAACACCGTGGTGAAAAAGGTCAAGAAACTGGTGCCGGATTACCAGTTACCGCAGGCAGTGGCGTTCAAGGACGCGCTGAAGCAGGGCCAGGGTCAACCGCTGAAGCCGATCAAAGTGACGTTGGACGACATCGCGGTGCTGCAATACACCGGTGGCACCACCGGCGTAGCCAAAGGCGCGATGCTGACCCACGGCAATCTGGTCGCCAATATGCAGCAGGTTGATGCTTGCCTGTCGCAGCACGGCGCGGATGGTCGGCCGCTGATGAAAGAAGGGCAGGAAGTGATGATCGCGCCGCTGCCGCTCTATCACATCTATGCCTTCACCGCGAATTGCATGTGCATGATGGTCAACGGCAATCACAACGTGCTGATCAGTAACCCGCGGGACATTGCCGGCTTTATTAAAGTGCTGCAGAAGTGGCGCTTCTCTGCGCTGCTCGGCCTCAACACGCTGTTCGTCGCTTTGATGGAGCATCCAGAGTTCAAGAACCTGGACTTTTCCAACCTCAAAGTCACCAACTCCGGCGGTACCGCGTTGGTCAAAGCTACTGCCGAGCGCTGGCAGGCCATCACCGGTTGCTCGGTGGTGGAAGGTTATGGCTTGACCGAGACCTCACCGGTGGCCAGTACCAACCCCTATGGCGATAAGGCCCGGCTGGGCACGGTCGGTATGCCGGTGCCGGGCACCGCGTTCAAGGTGATCGACGATGACGGTCTGGAACTCGCCATCGGCGAGCGCGGCGAGCTGTGCGTCAAAGGTCCGCAGGTGATGAAAGGCTACTGGCAGCGCCCGGACGCCACCGCCGAAGTGCTGGATGCCGAGGGCTGGCTGAAGACCGGCGACATCGCGGTGATCGACCCGGACGGCTTCGTGCGTATTGTCGACCGCAAGAAAGACCTGATCATCGTCTCCGGCTTCAATGTCTACCCGAACGAGATCGAAGATGTGGTCATGGCCCACCCCAAGGTGGCGAGCTGCGCGGCGATCGGCGTGGCGGACGAGAAGTCCGGCGAGGCGGTCAAGTTGTTCGTGGTGGCGCGCGAGGCGGGGCTGACCGTGGAAGAGCTGAAGGCTTACTGCAAGGAAAACTTCACCGGCTACAAAGTGCCCAAGCACATCGTCTTCAAGGACGCTCTGCCGATGACGCCGGTAGGCAAAATCCTTCGTCGCGAGCTGCGCGATATCGCTTGA
- a CDS encoding alpha/beta hydrolase, whose product MLHDDFWLTASDAAPLYVNRWFAEQPPKAVVMVAHGMAEHSGRYARLGEALVHAGYELYAHDQRGHGKTAQRGVLGMYAEQMGWQRVVSDLANLNHHIRQQHPHVPIFLLGHSMGSYIGQAYLMQHSCSLQGAILSGSNYQPVGLYRAASVIARLERWRQGATGRSALLEFLSFGSFNKPFKPNRTNFDWLSRDPAEVDKYVNDPLCGFRCTNQLWLDLLGGLQQITPVKRLAQIDADLPLLVIGGARDPVSEGKRLEDLANALGQAGHQNVRLKIYPEARHELLNESNRDEVTADLIDWLNEALTHSRRRQPQAKETV is encoded by the coding sequence ATGCTTCACGATGACTTTTGGCTAACCGCCAGCGATGCCGCGCCGCTGTACGTCAATCGCTGGTTCGCCGAACAACCACCAAAAGCGGTGGTGATGGTCGCCCACGGCATGGCCGAACACAGCGGTCGTTATGCACGCTTGGGCGAAGCCTTGGTGCACGCCGGCTATGAGCTGTACGCGCACGATCAACGCGGCCACGGCAAGACGGCCCAACGCGGCGTGCTGGGGATGTATGCCGAACAGATGGGTTGGCAACGGGTGGTCAGTGACCTGGCCAACCTCAACCACCACATCCGCCAGCAGCACCCGCACGTGCCGATCTTTTTACTCGGCCACAGCATGGGCAGCTATATCGGCCAGGCTTACTTGATGCAGCACAGTTGCAGCTTGCAGGGGGCGATCCTGTCCGGCTCGAACTACCAACCGGTTGGGCTGTACCGCGCGGCCTCCGTCATTGCCCGTTTAGAGCGCTGGCGCCAAGGCGCGACGGGGCGCAGCGCGCTGCTTGAGTTTCTCTCCTTCGGTTCGTTCAACAAGCCCTTCAAGCCCAACCGCACCAATTTCGACTGGCTGAGCCGCGACCCGGCCGAGGTCGACAAGTACGTCAACGACCCGCTGTGCGGCTTTCGCTGTACCAATCAACTGTGGCTGGACCTGCTCGGCGGCTTGCAGCAGATCACCCCGGTGAAGCGTCTGGCACAGATCGACGCCGACCTGCCACTACTGGTGATCGGCGGTGCGCGTGACCCGGTCAGCGAGGGTAAACGTCTGGAAGACTTGGCCAATGCCTTGGGCCAGGCGGGCCATCAGAATGTGCGACTGAAAATTTACCCGGAGGCCCGCCATGAGCTGCTCAATGAGAGCAACCGTGACGAGGTGACCGCCGACCTTATCGACTGGCTAAACGAGGCTCTGACCCATAGCCGACGCCGCCAACCACAAGCCAAGGAGACCGTATGA
- a CDS encoding MaoC family dehydratase, with protein sequence MTQVTNFPYDALEVGQQASFSKTVEERDIQLFAAMSGDRNPVHLDAEFAAGTLFKERIAHGMLSGALISAAIACELPGPGSIYLGQNLRFTRPVKLGDTLRVELEVLEKLPKNRVKLATRVFNQNAEQVVDGEAEVLAPRTQQTVELPELPPITIG encoded by the coding sequence ATGACACAGGTCACGAACTTCCCCTATGACGCCCTCGAAGTGGGCCAGCAAGCCAGCTTCAGCAAGACCGTCGAGGAGCGCGACATCCAACTGTTCGCCGCCATGTCGGGGGACCGCAACCCGGTCCACCTGGATGCCGAATTCGCCGCCGGTACCCTGTTCAAAGAGCGCATCGCCCACGGCATGCTCAGTGGCGCCCTGATCAGCGCCGCCATCGCCTGCGAACTGCCTGGCCCAGGCAGCATCTACCTCGGGCAAAACCTGCGCTTCACCCGCCCGGTAAAACTCGGCGATACCCTGCGGGTCGAGCTGGAAGTGCTGGAAAAGTTGCCGAAGAATCGCGTCAAGCTGGCCACACGGGTGTTCAACCAGAACGCAGAACAAGTGGTCGATGGCGAAGCTGAAGTCTTGGCCCCACGCACCCAACAGACGGTTGAACTGCCGGAGCTGCCGCCGATCACCATCGGCTGA